The following proteins are encoded in a genomic region of Pyrus communis chromosome 11, drPyrComm1.1, whole genome shotgun sequence:
- the LOC137708029 gene encoding tobamovirus multiplication protein 1 produces MVFFLELPVEKGDCFPSDLLIFNRALAIFNGVLAAVAFSQLIRIHMRNQQSGWTRQKVLHLLIGSSNLGYFIYFTFTLVVTCKQWRCWSNVCGFILMAYPKVLFLAAFLSLLSFWFDLCHQANDEEDEDDEEDNIMEQTLLENSKNSSSTDGHWVCCSFQSIHVGSHQKFVIAVVVFVLILMMSFAVVIWIGAGKNPIDSSAVAQVYEDFLSFAILSLGGALGFYGILLSRKLRKVRSEKASSEMWKVASLAVTSVVCFTSSALVALLTHIPLYCQRSLKITYGGKALVFLILYYFIGSLVPSAFVLWIVRELPAPITNRQREQSRTITFVSYGAVGPQRPHQWATVTSSNNQASRASPV; encoded by the exons atgGTGTTCTTCTTGGAGCTACCAGTGGAAAAAGGTGATTGCTTTCCGTCGGACTTGCTTATCTTCAATAGAGCTCTGGCCATCTTCAATGGCGTTCTTGCTGCGGTTGCGTTTTCTCAG CTGATCAGAATTCATATGCGCAATCAACAGAGTGGATGGACACGCCAAAAA GTACTCCACCTCTTGATTGGTTCTTCTAACTTGG GTTACTTCATATACTTTACATTTACGCTGGTTGTAACGTGTAAGCAGTGGCGTTGCTGGTCTAATGTCTGTGGATTTATTCTGATGG CCTACCCGAAAGTTCTGTTTCTCGCAGCCTTTCTTTCACTCCTATCCTTTTG GTTCGACCTTTGCCATCAGGCAAATGATGAAgaggatgaagatgatgaagaggaCAACATCATGGAGCAGACCTTGTTAGAAAATTCAAAGAATTCATCAAGCACAGATGGTCATTGGGTTTGTTGTTCATTCCAAAGCATTCATGTTGGAAGTCACCAAAAGTTTGTGATTGCG GTTGTTGTGTTTGTCCTTATTCTGATGATGTCATTTGCTGTGGTAATCTGGATTGGTGCGGGTAAGAACCCCATTGATTCTTCAGCAGTTGCTCAG GTATATGAAGACTTTCTCAGTTTTGCCATTCTTTCACTAGGGGGAGCATTAGGTTTCTATG GCATTCTGCTATCTCGTAAGTTAAGGAAAGTACGGTCTGAGAAAGCTTCTTCCGAAATGTGGAAG GTTGCGAGCTTGGCGGTTACTTCTGTTGTATGCTTTACGTCAAGTGCATTGGTTGCTCTTCTTACACATATTCCT CTATATTGTCAGCGGAGTCTGAAAATTACATATGGCGGAAAAGCACTTGTTTTTCTGATTCTGTACTACTTTATAG GATCTTTGGTGCCCTCGGCTTTTGTATTGTGGATTGTGAGAGAATTGCCAGCCCCGATAACTAATCGCCAAAGGGAGCAGTCAAGAACAATTACGTTTGTCAGCTATGGTGCAGTGGGGCCACAGCGTCCTCATCAGTGGGCTACAGTAACAAGTTCAAATAATCAG GCATCACGAGCAAGTCCCGTATAA
- the LOC137749560 gene encoding callose synthase 7-like has protein sequence MASSSGTKTDYPGGLPRSFSRGMTRMSTKVLDMPPEDEASDINVPPGLPSIAPIFRVANEIEEDNPRVAYLCRFHGFEKAHGMDPTSSGRGVRQFKTLLLHRLEKEETETKRQLGRSDPQEILKYYHQFYEKNIKEGEYTKTPEEMAKNCQIATVLYDVLQTVVPQAQIDKQTTKMAEDVKKKREQYVNYNILPLYTVGVKPAIMELPEIKAALRAVQNVNRLPMPRFHVQPTNPEDKSTMPAERIKPVNDILDWLSSIFGFQKGNVANQREHLLLLLANMDVRHRNLENYTELNSSTVQRLMDKVFKNYRSWFNYLHCKSNLRFPGDFDRQQLELIYIALYLLIWGEASNIRFMPECLCYIFHQMADEMHGILFSNVHPATGETYQAAARDEEYFLRDVVTPIYQVLYMEAKRNKHGTASHSRWRNYDDLNEYFWSDRCFRLGWPMDPKADFFRQDERPNQAAGGMRKPKTNFVEVRTFWHLYRSFDRMWIFLILAFQAMLIVAWSPSGSLTAFFDADVFRSVLSIFITYAFLNLLQATLDIILSWHCWKSLKFTQILRYLLKFAVAGAWAVVLPIGYSSSVQNPTGLLKFFSSWARDWRNQSFYNYSVALYLLPTILAAVLFFLPPLRRHIERSNWRIVTLFMWWAQPKLYIGRGLHEDIFSLLKYTLFWIMLLISKLSFSYFVEILPLVAPTKIIMEMPISNYQWHEFFPHVTHNIGVVIAIWAPIVLVYFMDAQIWYAIFSTVFGGIHGAFSHLGEIRTLGMLRSRFDSVPSAFCNRLMPSGNKDAKEKRQLVDEALEMSQAEALERKNIDNFANVWNEFINSMRSEDLISNKDKDLLLVPYSSEDVNVVQWPPFLLASKIPIALDMAKDFTGKADDDLFRKIKSDDYMYSAVIECYETLRDIISGLLEEEEDQMIVKHICNEVDSSIQQRRFLTTFRMSGLPFLSERLEKFLKLLQAEDENFDNSMRQIINVLQDIMEIITQDVMINSHAIPEKPHSNDGENVKKEQRFQKLKIDLRRNTSQREKAWIDKVVRLHLLLTVKESAINVPQNLEARRRITFFANSLFMNMPRAPKVRDMLSFSVLTPYYKEDVLYSDEELTKENEDGISILFYLQKIYPDEWTNFGERINDPKNKFSENNKSELTRQWVSYRAQTLSRTVRGMMYYRQALELQCVLETEGDSASFGGYQTSTLSENDEQADQARAKALADLKFTYVVSCQVYGAQKISNESREKSYYTNILKLMLTYSSLRIAYIDTREEQVNEKPKKTYYSILVKGGDKWDEEIYRIKLPGPPTDIGEGKPENQNHAIIFTRGEALQTIDMNQDNYFEEAFKMRNVLEEFLKHRRGQRKPTILGLREHIFTGSVSSLAWFMSNQETSFVTIGQRILANPLRVRFHYGHPDIFDRIFHITRGGISKASKVINLSEDIFAGYNSTMRGGLITHHEYIQVGKGRDVGMNQISLFEAKVSNGNGEQTLSRDVYRLGRRFDFYRMLSFYFTTVGFYFSSLVTVLTVYVFLYGRMYLVMSGLENEILENPTIHENKAFEEALATQSVFQLGLLLVLPMIMEIGLEKGFRSALGDLIIMQLQLASVFFTFQLGTKAHYYGRTILHGGSKYRATGRGFVVFHAKFSENYRLYSRSHFVKGLELLILLIVYGVYGQAYRSSNLYFFITLSMWFLVASWLFAPFIFNPSSFDWQKTVDDWTEWKRWMGNRGGIGIAPDKSWESWWNEEQEHLKYTVIRGRILEIILALRFLIYQYGIVYHLDIAHHSKSLLVYGLSWIVMVTVLLVLKMVSMGRRRFGTDFQLMFRILKALLFLGFMSVMTVLFVVCGLTISDLFAAILAFLPTGWAFLLIGQACRPMFKGLGFWESIMELGRAYDYVMGLVIFMPIAILSWFPFVSEFQTRLLFNQAFSRGLQISMILAGRKDKTEGSRTERPDKPSASQVHTRN, from the exons ATGGCGAGCTCCAGCGGGACGAAGACCGACTACCCGGGGGGGCTTCCGCGGTCGTTTTCGAGGGGAATGACGAGAATGTCCACTAAGGTTTTGGACATGCCGCCCGAGGACGAGGCGTCGGACATTAATGTGCCCCCGGGACTTCCCTCAATTGCTCCGATTTTTCGAGTCGCCAATGAGATTGAGGAGGACAACCCTAGGGTTGCTTATCTCT GCCGCTTCCATGGATTTGAGAAGGCACACGGGATGGATCCAACATCAAGTGGACGTGGTGTTCGACAGTTTAAGACGCTTCTTTTGCACAGACTTGAAAAG GAAGAAACAGAGACAAAACGTCAGCTTGGTAGATCTGATCCACAAGAAATTCTGAAGTATTACCACCAATTCTATGAGAAAAATATCAAAGAAGGAGAGTACACAAAGACACC GGAAGAGATGGCTAAGAATTGTCAGATTGCAACAGTACTGTATGATGTGCTCCAGACAGTGGTACCTCAAGCCCAAATAGATAAACAG ACAACGAAGATGGCTGAAGATGTCAAGAAGAAAAGGGAGCAGTATGTCAACTATAACATTCTTCCGTTATATACTGTTGGTGTTAAACCAGCAATTATGGAACTTCCCGAG ATCAAAGCAGCGCTTCGTGCTGTACAAAATGTGAATCGTCTTCCAATGCCAAGATTTCATGTACAACCCACGAACCCTGAAGACAAGTCAACAATGCCTGCAGAGAGGATTAAACCTGTCAATGATATACTTGATTGGCTTTCCTCTATCTTTGGGTTTCAG AAAGGAAATGTGGCAAATCAGAGGGAACACTTACTCTTGCTACTTGCCAACATGGACGTAAGACATAGAAATCTTGAAAATTACACTGAG TTGAATAGTTCCACTGTACAACGCTTGATGGacaaagtttttaaaaattatcGTTCCTGGTTTAACTATTTGCATTGTAAATCAAATCTTAG GTTCCCTGGAGATTTTGACAGACAACAATTGGAACTTATTTACATTGCGCTCTATCTTCTCATATGGGGTGAAGCTTCAAATATTCGATTCATGCCTGAATGCTTATGCTATATTTTCCACCAG ATGGCCGATGAGATGCATGGAATTTTATTTAGCAATGTTCATCCGGCTACCGGAGAAACATACCAAGCAGCAGCACGGGATGAAGAGTATTTTTTGAGGGATGTTGTAACTCCTATCTACCAAGTCTTGTACATG gaagcaaagagaaacaAACATGGCACGGCAAGTCATTCAAGATGGAGAAATTATGATGATCTAAATGAATACTTCTG GTCCGACAGATGTTTTAGGCTAGGGTGGCCAATGGATCCTAAAGCAGATTTTTTTAGGCAAGATGAG AGGCCAAATCAAGCTGCTGGTGGGATGAGGAAacctaaaacaaattttgtagaAGTCCGAACATTTTGGCACCTCTACAGAAGTTTTGATCGAATGTGGATATTCTTGATATTGGCTTTCCAG GCTATGCTTATTGTTGCATGGAGTCCTTCTGGTTCTCTGACTGCTTTCTTTGATGCGGATGTCTTCAGAAGCGTTTTAAGCATCTTCATCACTTATGCTTTCCTCAACTTGTTACAAG CCACTCTGGATATAATTCTTAGTTGGCATTGTTGGAAGAGCTTGAAATTCACTCAAATACTACGATACCTCTTGAAATTTGCTGTAGCTGGTGCATGGGCTGTGGTTCTGCCTATTGGTTATTCTAGTTCTGTGCAGAATCCTACAGGACTTTTGAAATTCTTCAGCAGTTGGGCTAGGGATTGGCGGAATCAAtcattttataattattctgtTGCACTCTATCTGCTTCCTACTATATTGGCCGCCGTGCTATTTTTTCTTCCACCTTTACGGAGGCACATAGAGCGCTCAAATTGGAGGATTGTCACTCTTTTTATGTGGTGGGCTCAG CCAAAACTGTATATAGGAAGAGGGCTTCATGAGGACATCTTTTCACTGCTGAA ATATACACTTTTTTGGATCATGCTTCTAATCAGCAAGCTATCGTTCAGCTATTTTGTGGAG ATACTGCCACTTGTTGCaccaacaaaaataataatggaGATGCCTATAAGTAATTATCAATGGCATGAGTTCTTTCCACATG TAACTCATAATATTGGCGTTGTCATTGCAATATGGGCTCCAATTGTCCTG GTTTATTTTATGGATGCACAAATATGGTATGCAATATTTTCTACTGTCTTTGGTGGGATTCATGGAGCATTCAGCCATTTGGGTGAG ATACGGACCCTTGGGATGTTGAGGTCCAGATTTGACTCTGTGCCTTCTGCTTTCTGTAATCGTCTTATGCCGTCAGGCAATAAGGATGCAAAGGAGAAAAGACAATTGGTG GATGAGGCACTCGAAATGTCGCAGGCTGAGGCACTCGAACGAAAGAACATTGATAATTTCGCTAATGTCTGGAATGAGTTCATAAATTCAATGCGATCGGAAGACCTTATCAGCAATAA AGATAAAGATCTGCTGCTTGTTCCATATTCATCAGAAGATGTGAATGTTGTCCAGTGGCCTCCTTTCTTGCTTGCTAGTAAG ATTCCAATAGCATTGGACATGGCAAAAGATTTTACGGGGAAGGCAGATGATGATTTATTTAGAAAGATCAAGAGTGATGATTATATGTACTCAGCAGTAATTGAATGCTATGAGACACTCAGGGATATTATATCTGGCCTtctggaagaggaagaggatcAGAT GATTGTAAAGCACATATGCAACGAAGTAGACAGTAGTATACAGCAGCGGAGATTTTTGACTACTTTCCGCATGAGTGGGCTGCCATTTCTTAGCGAGAGGTTGGAGAAATTTCTAAAGCTCTTG CAAGCTGAAGATGAGAATTTCGATAATTCCATGCGTCAGATAATCAATGTCCTTCAAGATATCATGGAGATTATCACGCAGGATGTTATGATCAACAGCCATGC AATACCGGAGAAACCACATTCCAATGATGGTGAAAACGTCAAGAAGGAGCAAAGGTTTCAAAAGCTTAAGATTGACCTTAGACGTAATACATCTCAGAGGGAGAAGGCTTGGATAGACAAG GTAGTGAGacttcatttgcttttgacCGTCAAAGAGTCTGCCATCAATGTGCCTCAAAACTTGGAAGCTCGCAGGCGCATCACCTTTTTTGCGAACTCCTTATTCATGAACATGCCACGTGCTCCCAAAGTTCGCGACATGCTCTCATTTAG TGTTCTGACTCCTTATTACAAAGAAGATGTCCTCTATTCTGATGAGGAACTTACGAAAGAAAATGAGGATGGAATCTCAATTTTGTTCTACCTGCAGAAAATATATCCTG ATGAATGGACAAATTTTGGGGAACGGATAAATGATCCTAAGAACAAGTTTTCTGAGAACAACAAGTCAGAGTTAACCCGTCAGTGGGTATCTTACAGAGCACAGACACTTTCTAGAACAG TGAGAGGGATGATGTACTATAGGCAGGCTCTAGAACTTCAGTGCGTCCTGGAAACAGAAGGAGATAGTG cttcttttGGAGGCTACCAAACCTCAACCTTAAGCGAAAATGACGAGCAGGCTGACCAGGCTCGTGCAAAAGCTCTGGCAGATTTGAAGTTTACTTATGTAGTTTCTTGTCAGGTCTATGGTGCTCAGAAAATCTCCAATGAATCTCGGGAAAAAAGTTATTACACTAATATCCTGAAGCTGATGCTAAC GTATTCATCTCTACGTATTGCTTACATAGATACAAGGGAGGAGCAAGTgaatgaaaaacccaaaaaaacttACTATTCTATTCTAGTCAAGGGTGGTGACAAATGGGATGAG GAAATATACCGCATCAAGCTCCCAGGTCCTCCTACAGATATTGGCGAAGGAAAACCTGAAAATCAAAATCATGCCATTATCTTTACTCGTGGCGAAGCCCTGCAGACAATAGACATGAATCAG gatAATTACTTTGAAGAAGCTTTCAAGATGAGAAATGTATTGGAGGAATTCTTAAAGCATCGTCGTGGGCAACGAAAACCTACAATATTGGGTCTAAGGGAGCATATTTTCACTGGAAG TGTTTCATCACTTGCATGGTTCATGTCGAATCAAGAGACCAGTTTTGTAACTATTGGCCAAAGAATTTTGGCAAATCCACTGAG GGTACGGTTCCATTATGGTCATCCCGATATATTTGACAGAATCTTCCACATAACAAGGGGTGGCATAAGCAAAGCGTCAAAAGTAATAAACTTAAGCGAGGATATATTTGCAG GGTACAATTCAACTATGCGTGGGGGATTGATAACGCATCACGAGTATATCCAAGTAGGCAAGGGGCGTGATGTGGGAATGAACCAAATATCACTTTTTGAGGCTAAGGTTTCAAATGGAAATGGAGAACAGACACTTAGCCGTGATGTTTACCGGCTTGGGCGTCGGTTTGATTTCTACAGAATGCTTTCCTTTTACTTCACAACAGTTGGATTCTATTTTAGTAGTTTG GTAACTGTGCTGACTGTATATGTGTTTTTGTATGGACGTATGTACCTGGTTATGAGTGGATTAGAGAATGAGATCCTGGAGAATCCAACCATACATGAGAACAAAGCCTTCGAAGAGGCTTTGGCTACCCAGTCTGTCTTTCAACTGGGCTTGTTGCTTGTGCTTCCAATGATCATGGAAATTGGCCTAGAGAAAGGGTTCCGCAGTGCCTTGGGTGATCTCATCATCATGCAGCTGCAGTTGGCCTCTGTTTTCTTCACATTCCAGCTAGGAACAAAAGCTCATTACTATGGAAGGACAATCTTACACGGAGGATCTAAATACCGAGCAACTGGCCgtggttttgttgttttccATGCAAAGTTTTCCGAGAACTACAGACTTTACTCGCGCAGTCACTTTGTGAAAGGGTTGGAATTGCTTATTCTGCTGATTGTGTATGGAGTCTACGGGCAAGCGTATAGGAGTTcaaatctttattttttcatcACTTTGTCCATGTGGTTTCTGGTTGCTTCCTGGTTGTTTGCTCCTTTCATATTCAATCCGTCCAGCTTTGACTGGCAGAAAACTGTAGATGATTGGACAGAATGGAAGAGGTGGATGGGAAATCGTGGTGGTATTGGGATAGCACCTGACAAAAGTTGGGAATCATGGTGGAATGAAGAACAGGAACACCTCAAATACACAGTTATCCGGGGAAGAATTCTTGAAATAATACTTGCGCTGCGGTTCCTTATTTACCAATATGGAATTGTTTACCACCTTGACATAGCCCATCACAGCAAGAGTTTACTG GTTTATGGACTTTCTTGGATAGTTATGGTAACTGTTCTTCTCGTTTTAAAG ATGGTTTCCATGGGTAGACGAAGATTTGGCACCGACTTTCAGCTCATGTTCAGGATTCTGAAAGCGCTTTTGTTTCTTGGTTTCATGTCAGTCATGACTGTCCTATTTGTTGTTTGTGGCCTTACTATTTCAGATCTGTTTGCTGCTATCCTTGCCTTCCTACCCACAGGCTGGGCCTTTCTTCTG ATCGGGCAAGCATGCAGGCCAATGTTCAAAGGGCTAGGATTCTGGGAATCGATCATGGAGCTTGGAAGAGCATACGATTACGTAATGGGGCTAGTAATCTTCATGCCGATAGCGATTTTGTCATGGTTCCCGTTTGTATCAGAGTTCCAGACACGTTTGCTCTTCAACCAAGCATTCAGCAGAGGCCTGCAGATTTCCATGATTCTTGCAGGGAGGAAAGACAAGACGGAGGGGTCTCGGACAGAGAGACCAGACAAGCCTTCAGCATCTCAAGTTCATACCCGCAATTAG